A DNA window from Deltaproteobacteria bacterium contains the following coding sequences:
- a CDS encoding MaoC family dehydratase yields the protein MAIKPGWEGRFFEDFEIGDVYRCRLGRTVTEADNIWFTLLTNNTNQIHFNNEYGKRTEFGKCLINSALTLAIVAGMGVADVSENGFALGWDGIKLPNPLFAGDTLYSESEVLEKRESSSKPQWGIIKVRTRGIQQEGKVVIDYARSVMVWKKAFAPKNDLFPEIKEDKK from the coding sequence ATGGCGATTAAGCCGGGTTGGGAAGGGCGTTTTTTTGAGGACTTTGAAATCGGCGACGTCTATCGCTGCCGCTTGGGACGGACGGTCACCGAAGCGGATAACATTTGGTTCACATTGCTCACCAACAACACCAATCAGATTCATTTCAACAACGAGTACGGCAAGCGCACCGAGTTCGGTAAATGTCTGATCAACAGCGCTTTGACTCTTGCCATCGTCGCCGGCATGGGCGTGGCGGATGTGAGCGAGAATGGCTTCGCGCTGGGCTGGGACGGCATCAAACTACCCAATCCGCTGTTCGCCGGCGATACCCTTTATTCCGAATCGGAAGTGCTTGAAAAGCGCGAGTCCAGTTCCAAGCCGCAGTGGGGCATTATCAAAGTGCGCACCCGCGGCATTCAGCAAGAAGGCAAAGTCGTCATCGACTACGCGCGTAGCGTGATGGTGTGGAAGAAAGCGTTCGCGCCGAAGAACGATTTGTTTCCGGAAATCAAAGAAGACAAGAAGTAA
- a CDS encoding acyl-CoA dehydrogenase, with product MDFNLTTEQQQIRDEIKKVCKEFPDAYWRKIDSEKAYPDTFVKKLSDLGWLAALIPEEFGGTGLGITEASIILEEINHSGGVATACHAQMYTMGTLLRHGNDEQKKRYLPKIATGELRLQAFGVTEPNAGSESTRIQTMAVKKGDRYLINGEKIFISRVLQSDLMLLLARTTPYNELKDKTRGLSVFIVDLKANREKLDVKPLDLMINHHTNALFFDNVEVPVENLIGEEGMGFRYIIDGWNAERILVAAEAVGDGRWFVERAAKYASERNVFGKAIGSNQGIQFPIAKAYANIEAADLVRYQAATKFDRKEKCGAEANLAKYLASEAAWEAANACLTTHGGYGFAAEYDVERKFRETRLLTIAPVSNNLVLAYLGQHVLGMPKSY from the coding sequence ATGGATTTCAACCTGACCACCGAGCAGCAGCAGATTCGCGACGAGATTAAAAAAGTCTGCAAAGAATTTCCCGACGCCTACTGGCGCAAGATCGACAGCGAAAAAGCCTATCCTGATACATTCGTGAAAAAACTTAGCGATCTCGGCTGGCTGGCGGCGCTGATCCCCGAAGAATTTGGCGGCACCGGACTGGGCATCACCGAAGCGAGCATCATCTTGGAAGAGATCAACCACTCCGGCGGCGTCGCCACCGCATGTCATGCGCAGATGTATACGATGGGCACACTGCTGCGCCACGGCAACGACGAACAGAAGAAACGCTACCTACCGAAAATCGCCACCGGCGAGCTACGCCTGCAAGCCTTCGGCGTCACCGAGCCCAACGCCGGCTCGGAGTCGACGCGCATTCAAACCATGGCGGTGAAAAAAGGCGACCGCTACTTGATCAACGGCGAGAAAATTTTTATCTCACGCGTGCTGCAATCCGACTTGATGCTGCTGCTTGCCCGCACCACGCCGTATAACGAACTGAAGGACAAAACCCGCGGCCTGTCGGTCTTCATCGTCGATTTGAAAGCCAATCGAGAAAAACTCGACGTAAAACCACTCGACCTGATGATCAACCATCACACCAACGCGCTGTTCTTCGATAATGTCGAAGTGCCGGTGGAGAATTTAATCGGCGAAGAAGGCATGGGTTTTCGCTACATCATCGACGGCTGGAACGCGGAAAGAATTCTCGTCGCCGCCGAAGCGGTTGGCGACGGCCGCTGGTTCGTTGAGCGCGCCGCCAAGTACGCTAGCGAGAGAAATGTCTTCGGCAAAGCCATCGGCTCGAATCAGGGCATCCAATTTCCCATCGCCAAAGCTTACGCCAATATCGAGGCAGCTGACTTAGTACGCTACCAAGCCGCGACCAAATTCGATCGCAAGGAAAAATGCGGCGCCGAAGCGAACCTGGCCAAGTATCTAGCGAGCGAAGCGGCTTGGGAAGCGGCGAATGCCTGTCTGACCACCCATGGCGGCTACGGCTTCGCGGCGGAATACGATGTCGAAAGAAAATTTCGCGAGACGCGTTTGCTAACCATCGCGCCGGTGAGCAACAATCTTGTGCTGGCTTATCTCGGACAACATGTGCTCGGCATGCCTAAGTCGTACTAA